A section of the Struthio camelus isolate bStrCam1 chromosome 18, bStrCam1.hap1, whole genome shotgun sequence genome encodes:
- the SALL4 gene encoding sal-like protein 4 isoform X1, whose amino-acid sequence MSRRKQAKPQHINSEEQPPDAASGSPQDVPGDGDGEMSSKRCRTEETKICEKCCAEFFDLSEFLEHKKNCTKNPPVLIMNDSEGTVPPESFSEASLGSFSSDRLDSRTRKDVQAKGCTGSMEKREGKIDAESMGGMYLKIEPPVTPATPGLSYLPKSKVPNTNVTLQTIRGTKVAVNQRTSDALSSSAASFNAIPMILEQLVCLQQQQLQQIQLTEQIRIQIAMMAPHALHPSIAAAADPLKALGAHMSQQLSAAVALIGQKAGSQSLSLESLKQGKLPHSNTGVAAAGSLAAGLSSSFPLKPEANRSFPGSISRFPNPLLPQSSNSVIFQNPLSAVSSVIDSSKKGKGKPPNISVSESKPNAAEEPFFKHKCKFCGKVFGNDSALQIHLRSHTGERPYKCNICGNRFTTKGNLKVHFQRHKDKYPHIKMNPYPVPEHLDNVPTSSGIPYGMSVPLDESNLIVDSKPLLTTLPTSVATSVPQNVSNLAGIKESVTGTFSSDLPSRPSPESEGGSSSSGAVGHESGTEQSLNSPQATCSVSIFHVSGSNEQGSETSKLQQLVENIDKSTADPNECLICHRVLSCQSSLKMHYRTHTGERPFKCKICGRAFSTKGNLKTHYGVHRANTPLKMQHSCPICQKKFTNAVVLQQHIRMHMGGQIPNTPMPENACDSADVDPAVAEKNGDVSRPDENVESIEMEEDLDSQDGPRSSSKPPTPYDAQSDSPATAAGFSGIAALENQMKIVNSTLNLQRQSSLKSSDNGSAESDGMTNDSSSVAGDPDYQNGRSPAASESASLHALSPANSQAESVRSKSPSFNNQEDAGVGNKAEGPDNTSAEMEGVGALDLTYGNIGRKVIKEEPGLHFANGEYGRNSIPAAFVRAPPALIKMEIPSERPISTSHFIGPPALSPGVAPLLVPRPKFCRPAKQHICTTCGKNFSSASALQIHERTHTGEKPFACTICGRAFTTKGNLKVHVGTHMWNNSARRGRRLSIDNPMALLGNDPKKVSEMFPKDIMPPSVSIDPTVWNQYAAVLSNGIAMKTNEISVIQSGGLPTLPVTIGGGSAINTATVSKIDGTQSGTGSDMEKASGAAADNVPKHQFPHFMEENKIAVS is encoded by the exons GGAGTCCACAAGACGTCCCAGGTGACGGAGATGGTGAAATGAGTTCCAAAAGGTGCCGAACAGAGGAAACCAAAATCTGTGAGAAATGCTGTGCAGAATTCTTTGATCTCTCTGAATTCCTTGAGCATAAGAAAAATTGCACTAAAAATCCACCTGTCCTAATCATGAACGACAGTGAGGGAACCGTACCCCCTGAAAGCTTCTCTGAAGCTTCTCTGGGGAGCTTTTCAAGCGATCGACTGGACAGCAGGACACGCAAGgacgttcaggcaaagggctgcaCTGGCTCTatggaaaagagagaagggaaaattgATGCTGAATCGATGGGAGGAATGTATCTTAAAATAGAGCCCCCTGTTACACCTGCCACTCCCGGGCTAAGCTATTTACCAAAATCCAAAGTACCTAACACTAATGTGACTTTGCAGACGATACGTGGCACTAAAGTGGCTGTGAACCAACGTACCTCTGATGCCCTCTCTTCCTCAGCAGCCAGTTTTAATGCCATTCCGATGATCCTCGAGCAGCTTGTgtgtttgcagcagcagcaactccAGCAAATTCAGCTGACAGAGCAAATTCGTATTCAGATTGCCATGATGGCTCCCCATGCCCTACACCCCTCTATAGCAGCTGCTGCTGATCCACTCAAAGCTTTGGGTGCTCATATGTCTCAGCAGctgtctgctgctgttgctttgatCGGACAAAAAGCTGGGAGCCAGAGCCTATCACTGGAATCCTTGAAGCAAGGAAAACTACCTCATTCTAACACTGGCGTTGCGGCTGCCGGCTCTCTGGCTGCCgggctttcctcctccttccccttgaaGCCGGAGGCAAACAGAAGCTTCCCTGGTTCAATTTCTCGGTTCCCGAATCCTTTGCTACCTCAGTCCTCCAACTCCGTCATCTTCCAAAATCCACTTTCGGCCGTTTCTTCTGTAATAGATTCCTcgaagaaggggaaaggaaaacctCCCAACATTAGCGTGTCTGAAAGCAAACCGAATGCTGCAGAAGAGCCTTTCTTCAAACACAAGTGTAAATTCTGCGGCAAAGTCTTCGGCAATGACAGTGCCCTGCAGATTCACCTCCGTTCCCACACTGGTGAAAGACCCTACAAGTGTAATATTTGCGGTAACCGCTTTACAACCAAAGGAAAccttaaagtgcattttcagCGTCACAAAGACAAATACCCGCACATAAAGATGAATCCTTATCCGGTTCCTGAGCACCTGGACAATGTTCCCACTAGCAGTGGCATCCCCTATGGGATGTCTGTACCGCTGGACGAGTCTAACCTAATTGTGGATAGTAAGCCTCTCCTTACAACCCTGCCTACCTCTGTGGCTACCAGTGTTCCTCAGAACGTCTCCAATCTAGCAGGCATCAAGGAGTCTGTCACTGGTACGTTCTCAAGTGACCTGCCATCAAGGCCTTCTCCAGAAAGCGAAGGTGGCTCTTCCTCATCGGGGGCAGTTGGTCATGAGTCTGGCACAGAACAGAGCTTGAATTCACCACAAGCAACCTGCAGCGTGAGCATCTTCCATGTAAGCGGGTCAAATGAGCAAGGTTCGGAGACATCAAAGCTTCAGCAACTGGTTGAAAACATTGATAAATCTACTGCTGACCCCAATGAGTGCCTGATCTGTCACAGAGTGCTGAGCTGCCAGAGTTCACTCAAAATGCATTATCGTACTCACACCGGAGAGAGGCCGTTCAAGTGTAAAATCTGTGGCCGTGCCTTCTCCACTAAAGGAAACCTTAAAACTCATTATGGTGTCCACCGGGCCAATACCCCTTTGAAGATGCAGCATTCATGTCCTATTTGCCAGAAGAAGTTTACAAACGCAGTTGTGTTGCAGCAGCATATCCGCATGCATATGGGGGGACAAATACCTAACACACCAATGCCAGAAAACGCCTGCGACAGTGCTGACGTGGATCCTGCAGTGGCTGAGAAGAACGGAGACGTCAGCCGCCCAGATGAGAACGTGGAAAGCATAGAGATGGAAGAGGACCTGGACTCTCAGGATGGCCCGAGGAGTTCTTCAAAGCCTCCTACTCCGTACGATGCACAATCAGATTCCCCGGCCACGGCAGCTGGTTTCTCTGGGATCGCAGCACTGGAGAATCAAATGAAAATTGTAAACTCTACCTTGAACTTGCAGCGGCAAAGTAGCTTGAAGTCTAGTGACAACGGCTCAGCAGAAAGCGATGGCATGACAAACGATTCTTCCTCTGTGGCGGGAGACCCAGATTATCAGAATGgcaggagtcctgctgcctctgagtCCGCATCCCTCCACGCCCTGTCCCCAGCCAACAGCCAAGCTGAGAGCGTGAGGTCAAAGTCACCTAGCTTCAACAATCAAGAAGATGCAGGTGTGGGAAATAAAGCGGAGGGTCCTGACAACACATCTGCAGAAATGGAAGGGGTTGGTGCTTTGGATTTAACATATGGCAATATTGGTCGAAAGGTCATTAAAGAAGAACCTGGCTTACACTTTGCCAATGGAGAATATG GTCGAAATAGTATTCCAGCTGCTTTTGTTAGAGCCCCACCAGCCCTCATAAAAATGGAAATACCCAGCGAGCGTCCCATTAGCACTAGCCATTTCATTGGCCCACCGGCTCTCTCGCCTGGTGTTGCCCCGCTCCTCGTGCCACGACCGAAATTCTGCCGTCCGGCCAAACAGCACATCTGCACTACGTGTGGGAAGAACTTCTCCTCCGCGAGCGCCCTTCAGATTCACGAACGGACCCACACTGGTGAAAAGCCGTTTGCCTGCACCATCTGTGGGAGAGCCTTCACAACAAAAGGAAACCTGAAG GTCCATGTAGGAACTCACATGTGGAATAACTCTGCCAGGCGCGGAAGAAGGCTCTCAATTGATAATCCCATGGCTCTGCTGGGCAATGATCCCAAGAAGGTATCTGAAATGTTTCCAAAGGATATAATGCCTCCTTCGGTGAGCATTGACCCCACAGTATGGAATCAGTATGCAGCGGTACTCAGCAATGGCATAGCAATGAAGACTAATGAGATCTCGGTGATCCAGAGTGGTGGCTTACCTACCCTACCAGTCACCATTGGGGGTGGTTCGGCAATAAATACTGCTACAGTCTCCAAAATAGATGGGACCCAGTCTGGGACTGGTTCTGATATGGAGAAGGCCAGTGGTGCTGCTGCAGACAATGTGCCAAAACACCAGTTCCCTCACTTCATGGAGGAGAACAAAATTGCTGTTAGTTAA
- the SALL4 gene encoding sal-like protein 4 isoform X3 translates to MSRRKQAKPQHINSEEQPPDAASGSPQDVPGDGDGEMSSKRCRTEETKICEKCCAEFFDLSEFLEHKKNCTKNPPVLIMNDSEGTVPPESFSEASLGSFSSDRLDSRTRKDVQAKGCTGSMEKREGKIDAESMGGMYLKIEPPVTPATPGLSYLPKSKVPNTNVTLQTIRGTKVAVNQRTSDALSSSAASFNAIPMILEQLVCLQQQQLQQIQLTEQIRIQIAMMAPHALHPSIAAAADPLKALGAHMSQQLSAAVALIGQKAGSQSLSLESLKQGKLPHSNTGVAAAGSLAAGLSSSFPLKPEANRSFPGSISRFPNPLLPQSSNSVIFQNPLSAVSSVIDSSKKGKGKPPNISVSESKPNAAEEPFFKHKCKFCGKVFGNDSALQIHLRSHTGERPYKCNICGNRFTTKGNLKVHFQRHKDKYPHIKMNPYPVPEHLDNVPTSSGIPYGMSVPLDESNLIVDSKPLLTTLPTSVATSVPQNVSNLAGIKESVTGTFSSDLPSRPSPESEGGSSSSGAVGHESGTEQSLNSPQATCSVSIFHVSGSNEQGSETSKLQQLVENIDKSTADPNECLICHRVLSCQSSLKMHYRTHTGERPFKCKICGRAFSTKGNLKTHYGVHRANTPLKMQHSCPICQKKFTNAVVLQQHIRMHMGGQIPNTPMPENACDSADVDPAVAEKNGDVSRPDENVESIEMEEDLDSQDGPRSSSKPPTPYDAQSDSPATAAGFSGIAALENQMKIVNSTLNLQRQSSLKSSDNGSAESDGMTNDSSSVAGDPDYQNGRSPAASESASLHALSPANSQAESVRSKSPSFNNQEDAGVGNKAEGPDNTSAEMEGVGALDLTYGNIGRKVIKEEPGLHFANGEYGRNSIPAAFVRAPPALIKMEIPSERPISTSHFIGPPALSPGVAPLLVPRPKFCRPAKQHICTTCGKNFSSASALQIHERTHTGEKPFACTICGRAFTTKGNLKVHVGTHMWNNSARRGRRLSIDNPMALLGNDPKKM, encoded by the exons GGAGTCCACAAGACGTCCCAGGTGACGGAGATGGTGAAATGAGTTCCAAAAGGTGCCGAACAGAGGAAACCAAAATCTGTGAGAAATGCTGTGCAGAATTCTTTGATCTCTCTGAATTCCTTGAGCATAAGAAAAATTGCACTAAAAATCCACCTGTCCTAATCATGAACGACAGTGAGGGAACCGTACCCCCTGAAAGCTTCTCTGAAGCTTCTCTGGGGAGCTTTTCAAGCGATCGACTGGACAGCAGGACACGCAAGgacgttcaggcaaagggctgcaCTGGCTCTatggaaaagagagaagggaaaattgATGCTGAATCGATGGGAGGAATGTATCTTAAAATAGAGCCCCCTGTTACACCTGCCACTCCCGGGCTAAGCTATTTACCAAAATCCAAAGTACCTAACACTAATGTGACTTTGCAGACGATACGTGGCACTAAAGTGGCTGTGAACCAACGTACCTCTGATGCCCTCTCTTCCTCAGCAGCCAGTTTTAATGCCATTCCGATGATCCTCGAGCAGCTTGTgtgtttgcagcagcagcaactccAGCAAATTCAGCTGACAGAGCAAATTCGTATTCAGATTGCCATGATGGCTCCCCATGCCCTACACCCCTCTATAGCAGCTGCTGCTGATCCACTCAAAGCTTTGGGTGCTCATATGTCTCAGCAGctgtctgctgctgttgctttgatCGGACAAAAAGCTGGGAGCCAGAGCCTATCACTGGAATCCTTGAAGCAAGGAAAACTACCTCATTCTAACACTGGCGTTGCGGCTGCCGGCTCTCTGGCTGCCgggctttcctcctccttccccttgaaGCCGGAGGCAAACAGAAGCTTCCCTGGTTCAATTTCTCGGTTCCCGAATCCTTTGCTACCTCAGTCCTCCAACTCCGTCATCTTCCAAAATCCACTTTCGGCCGTTTCTTCTGTAATAGATTCCTcgaagaaggggaaaggaaaacctCCCAACATTAGCGTGTCTGAAAGCAAACCGAATGCTGCAGAAGAGCCTTTCTTCAAACACAAGTGTAAATTCTGCGGCAAAGTCTTCGGCAATGACAGTGCCCTGCAGATTCACCTCCGTTCCCACACTGGTGAAAGACCCTACAAGTGTAATATTTGCGGTAACCGCTTTACAACCAAAGGAAAccttaaagtgcattttcagCGTCACAAAGACAAATACCCGCACATAAAGATGAATCCTTATCCGGTTCCTGAGCACCTGGACAATGTTCCCACTAGCAGTGGCATCCCCTATGGGATGTCTGTACCGCTGGACGAGTCTAACCTAATTGTGGATAGTAAGCCTCTCCTTACAACCCTGCCTACCTCTGTGGCTACCAGTGTTCCTCAGAACGTCTCCAATCTAGCAGGCATCAAGGAGTCTGTCACTGGTACGTTCTCAAGTGACCTGCCATCAAGGCCTTCTCCAGAAAGCGAAGGTGGCTCTTCCTCATCGGGGGCAGTTGGTCATGAGTCTGGCACAGAACAGAGCTTGAATTCACCACAAGCAACCTGCAGCGTGAGCATCTTCCATGTAAGCGGGTCAAATGAGCAAGGTTCGGAGACATCAAAGCTTCAGCAACTGGTTGAAAACATTGATAAATCTACTGCTGACCCCAATGAGTGCCTGATCTGTCACAGAGTGCTGAGCTGCCAGAGTTCACTCAAAATGCATTATCGTACTCACACCGGAGAGAGGCCGTTCAAGTGTAAAATCTGTGGCCGTGCCTTCTCCACTAAAGGAAACCTTAAAACTCATTATGGTGTCCACCGGGCCAATACCCCTTTGAAGATGCAGCATTCATGTCCTATTTGCCAGAAGAAGTTTACAAACGCAGTTGTGTTGCAGCAGCATATCCGCATGCATATGGGGGGACAAATACCTAACACACCAATGCCAGAAAACGCCTGCGACAGTGCTGACGTGGATCCTGCAGTGGCTGAGAAGAACGGAGACGTCAGCCGCCCAGATGAGAACGTGGAAAGCATAGAGATGGAAGAGGACCTGGACTCTCAGGATGGCCCGAGGAGTTCTTCAAAGCCTCCTACTCCGTACGATGCACAATCAGATTCCCCGGCCACGGCAGCTGGTTTCTCTGGGATCGCAGCACTGGAGAATCAAATGAAAATTGTAAACTCTACCTTGAACTTGCAGCGGCAAAGTAGCTTGAAGTCTAGTGACAACGGCTCAGCAGAAAGCGATGGCATGACAAACGATTCTTCCTCTGTGGCGGGAGACCCAGATTATCAGAATGgcaggagtcctgctgcctctgagtCCGCATCCCTCCACGCCCTGTCCCCAGCCAACAGCCAAGCTGAGAGCGTGAGGTCAAAGTCACCTAGCTTCAACAATCAAGAAGATGCAGGTGTGGGAAATAAAGCGGAGGGTCCTGACAACACATCTGCAGAAATGGAAGGGGTTGGTGCTTTGGATTTAACATATGGCAATATTGGTCGAAAGGTCATTAAAGAAGAACCTGGCTTACACTTTGCCAATGGAGAATATG GTCGAAATAGTATTCCAGCTGCTTTTGTTAGAGCCCCACCAGCCCTCATAAAAATGGAAATACCCAGCGAGCGTCCCATTAGCACTAGCCATTTCATTGGCCCACCGGCTCTCTCGCCTGGTGTTGCCCCGCTCCTCGTGCCACGACCGAAATTCTGCCGTCCGGCCAAACAGCACATCTGCACTACGTGTGGGAAGAACTTCTCCTCCGCGAGCGCCCTTCAGATTCACGAACGGACCCACACTGGTGAAAAGCCGTTTGCCTGCACCATCTGTGGGAGAGCCTTCACAACAAAAGGAAACCTGAAG GTCCATGTAGGAACTCACATGTGGAATAACTCTGCCAGGCGCGGAAGAAGGCTCTCAATTGATAATCCCATGGCTCTGCTGGGCAATGATCCCAAGAAG atgTAG
- the SALL4 gene encoding sal-like protein 4 isoform X4 encodes MSSKRCRTEETKICEKCCAEFFDLSEFLEHKKNCTKNPPVLIMNDSEGTVPPESFSEASLGSFSSDRLDSRTRKDVQAKGCTGSMEKREGKIDAESMGGMYLKIEPPVTPATPGLSYLPKSKVPNTNVTLQTIRGTKVAVNQRTSDALSSSAASFNAIPMILEQLVCLQQQQLQQIQLTEQIRIQIAMMAPHALHPSIAAAADPLKALGAHMSQQLSAAVALIGQKAGSQSLSLESLKQGKLPHSNTGVAAAGSLAAGLSSSFPLKPEANRSFPGSISRFPNPLLPQSSNSVIFQNPLSAVSSVIDSSKKGKGKPPNISVSESKPNAAEEPFFKHKCKFCGKVFGNDSALQIHLRSHTGERPYKCNICGNRFTTKGNLKVHFQRHKDKYPHIKMNPYPVPEHLDNVPTSSGIPYGMSVPLDESNLIVDSKPLLTTLPTSVATSVPQNVSNLAGIKESVTGTFSSDLPSRPSPESEGGSSSSGAVGHESGTEQSLNSPQATCSVSIFHVSGSNEQGSETSKLQQLVENIDKSTADPNECLICHRVLSCQSSLKMHYRTHTGERPFKCKICGRAFSTKGNLKTHYGVHRANTPLKMQHSCPICQKKFTNAVVLQQHIRMHMGGQIPNTPMPENACDSADVDPAVAEKNGDVSRPDENVESIEMEEDLDSQDGPRSSSKPPTPYDAQSDSPATAAGFSGIAALENQMKIVNSTLNLQRQSSLKSSDNGSAESDGMTNDSSSVAGDPDYQNGRSPAASESASLHALSPANSQAESVRSKSPSFNNQEDAGVGNKAEGPDNTSAEMEGVGALDLTYGNIGRKVIKEEPGLHFANGEYGRNSIPAAFVRAPPALIKMEIPSERPISTSHFIGPPALSPGVAPLLVPRPKFCRPAKQHICTTCGKNFSSASALQIHERTHTGEKPFACTICGRAFTTKGNLKVHVGTHMWNNSARRGRRLSIDNPMALLGNDPKKM; translated from the exons ATGAGTTCCAAAAGGTGCCGAACAGAGGAAACCAAAATCTGTGAGAAATGCTGTGCAGAATTCTTTGATCTCTCTGAATTCCTTGAGCATAAGAAAAATTGCACTAAAAATCCACCTGTCCTAATCATGAACGACAGTGAGGGAACCGTACCCCCTGAAAGCTTCTCTGAAGCTTCTCTGGGGAGCTTTTCAAGCGATCGACTGGACAGCAGGACACGCAAGgacgttcaggcaaagggctgcaCTGGCTCTatggaaaagagagaagggaaaattgATGCTGAATCGATGGGAGGAATGTATCTTAAAATAGAGCCCCCTGTTACACCTGCCACTCCCGGGCTAAGCTATTTACCAAAATCCAAAGTACCTAACACTAATGTGACTTTGCAGACGATACGTGGCACTAAAGTGGCTGTGAACCAACGTACCTCTGATGCCCTCTCTTCCTCAGCAGCCAGTTTTAATGCCATTCCGATGATCCTCGAGCAGCTTGTgtgtttgcagcagcagcaactccAGCAAATTCAGCTGACAGAGCAAATTCGTATTCAGATTGCCATGATGGCTCCCCATGCCCTACACCCCTCTATAGCAGCTGCTGCTGATCCACTCAAAGCTTTGGGTGCTCATATGTCTCAGCAGctgtctgctgctgttgctttgatCGGACAAAAAGCTGGGAGCCAGAGCCTATCACTGGAATCCTTGAAGCAAGGAAAACTACCTCATTCTAACACTGGCGTTGCGGCTGCCGGCTCTCTGGCTGCCgggctttcctcctccttccccttgaaGCCGGAGGCAAACAGAAGCTTCCCTGGTTCAATTTCTCGGTTCCCGAATCCTTTGCTACCTCAGTCCTCCAACTCCGTCATCTTCCAAAATCCACTTTCGGCCGTTTCTTCTGTAATAGATTCCTcgaagaaggggaaaggaaaacctCCCAACATTAGCGTGTCTGAAAGCAAACCGAATGCTGCAGAAGAGCCTTTCTTCAAACACAAGTGTAAATTCTGCGGCAAAGTCTTCGGCAATGACAGTGCCCTGCAGATTCACCTCCGTTCCCACACTGGTGAAAGACCCTACAAGTGTAATATTTGCGGTAACCGCTTTACAACCAAAGGAAAccttaaagtgcattttcagCGTCACAAAGACAAATACCCGCACATAAAGATGAATCCTTATCCGGTTCCTGAGCACCTGGACAATGTTCCCACTAGCAGTGGCATCCCCTATGGGATGTCTGTACCGCTGGACGAGTCTAACCTAATTGTGGATAGTAAGCCTCTCCTTACAACCCTGCCTACCTCTGTGGCTACCAGTGTTCCTCAGAACGTCTCCAATCTAGCAGGCATCAAGGAGTCTGTCACTGGTACGTTCTCAAGTGACCTGCCATCAAGGCCTTCTCCAGAAAGCGAAGGTGGCTCTTCCTCATCGGGGGCAGTTGGTCATGAGTCTGGCACAGAACAGAGCTTGAATTCACCACAAGCAACCTGCAGCGTGAGCATCTTCCATGTAAGCGGGTCAAATGAGCAAGGTTCGGAGACATCAAAGCTTCAGCAACTGGTTGAAAACATTGATAAATCTACTGCTGACCCCAATGAGTGCCTGATCTGTCACAGAGTGCTGAGCTGCCAGAGTTCACTCAAAATGCATTATCGTACTCACACCGGAGAGAGGCCGTTCAAGTGTAAAATCTGTGGCCGTGCCTTCTCCACTAAAGGAAACCTTAAAACTCATTATGGTGTCCACCGGGCCAATACCCCTTTGAAGATGCAGCATTCATGTCCTATTTGCCAGAAGAAGTTTACAAACGCAGTTGTGTTGCAGCAGCATATCCGCATGCATATGGGGGGACAAATACCTAACACACCAATGCCAGAAAACGCCTGCGACAGTGCTGACGTGGATCCTGCAGTGGCTGAGAAGAACGGAGACGTCAGCCGCCCAGATGAGAACGTGGAAAGCATAGAGATGGAAGAGGACCTGGACTCTCAGGATGGCCCGAGGAGTTCTTCAAAGCCTCCTACTCCGTACGATGCACAATCAGATTCCCCGGCCACGGCAGCTGGTTTCTCTGGGATCGCAGCACTGGAGAATCAAATGAAAATTGTAAACTCTACCTTGAACTTGCAGCGGCAAAGTAGCTTGAAGTCTAGTGACAACGGCTCAGCAGAAAGCGATGGCATGACAAACGATTCTTCCTCTGTGGCGGGAGACCCAGATTATCAGAATGgcaggagtcctgctgcctctgagtCCGCATCCCTCCACGCCCTGTCCCCAGCCAACAGCCAAGCTGAGAGCGTGAGGTCAAAGTCACCTAGCTTCAACAATCAAGAAGATGCAGGTGTGGGAAATAAAGCGGAGGGTCCTGACAACACATCTGCAGAAATGGAAGGGGTTGGTGCTTTGGATTTAACATATGGCAATATTGGTCGAAAGGTCATTAAAGAAGAACCTGGCTTACACTTTGCCAATGGAGAATATG GTCGAAATAGTATTCCAGCTGCTTTTGTTAGAGCCCCACCAGCCCTCATAAAAATGGAAATACCCAGCGAGCGTCCCATTAGCACTAGCCATTTCATTGGCCCACCGGCTCTCTCGCCTGGTGTTGCCCCGCTCCTCGTGCCACGACCGAAATTCTGCCGTCCGGCCAAACAGCACATCTGCACTACGTGTGGGAAGAACTTCTCCTCCGCGAGCGCCCTTCAGATTCACGAACGGACCCACACTGGTGAAAAGCCGTTTGCCTGCACCATCTGTGGGAGAGCCTTCACAACAAAAGGAAACCTGAAG GTCCATGTAGGAACTCACATGTGGAATAACTCTGCCAGGCGCGGAAGAAGGCTCTCAATTGATAATCCCATGGCTCTGCTGGGCAATGATCCCAAGAAG atgTAG